From one Lemur catta isolate mLemCat1 chromosome 5, mLemCat1.pri, whole genome shotgun sequence genomic stretch:
- the ACOT13 gene encoding acyl-coenzyme A thioesterase 13 gives MGFPAPLCAVGRGRLQALRPLCPCSFASFWASRLLQRRAQSPRASKSSVMSCMRKTVVEALKILTDAHGFDRVLEKVAVISAVPGKVICEMKVEEEHTNKMGTLHGGLTATLVDNISTMALLCTERGLPGVSVDMNITYMSPAKIGEDVVITAHVLKQGRTLAFASVDLTNKATGKLIAQGRHTKHLGN, from the exons ATGGGGTTTCCTGCGCCCTTGTGCGCCGTGGGACGGGGGAGGCTCCAGGCTCTTCGACCTCTGTGTCCTTGTTCTTTTGCGAGCTTCTGGGCTTCCCGGCTCCTCCAAAGGAGAGCGCAGAGCCCCAGAGCCAGCAAGTCGTCCGTGATGAGCTGCATGAGAAAGACAGTGGTGGAGGCGTTGAAGATCCTCACGGATGCTCACGGTTTTGATAGAGTTTTGGAAAAG gTGGCTGTCATCTCTGCTGTTCCTGGGAAAGTGATTTGTGAAATGAAAGTAGAAGAAGAGCATACTAATAAAATGGGCACTCTCCATGGCGGTTTGACAGCCACTTTGGTCGATAACATATCCACAATGGCTCTGCTATGCACGGAAAGGGGCCTACCTGGAGTCAGTGTTGATATGAACATAAC GTACATGTCACCTGCAAAAATAGGAGAAGATGTAGTGATTACAGCACATGTTCTGAAGCAAGGAAGAACACTTGCATTTGCCTCTGTGGATCTGACTAACAAGGCCACAGGAAAGCTAATAGCACAAGGCAGACACACAAAACACCTGGGAAACTGA
- the C5H6orf62 gene encoding uncharacterized protein C6orf62 homolog isoform X3, protein MSENLSDPVSPVVRKKKSALFEVSEVIPVMTNNYEENILKGVRDSSYSLESSIELLQKDVVQLHAPRYQSMRRDVIGCTQEMDFILWPRNDIEKIVCLLFSRWKESDEPFRPVQAKFEFHHGDYEKQFLHVLSRKDKTGIVVNNPNQSVFLFIDRQHLQTPKNKATIFKLCSICLYLPQEQLTHWAVGTIEDHLRPYMPE, encoded by the exons ATGAGTGAAAACCTGAGTGATCCTGTGTCTCCCGTGGTGCGA aagaaaaagtcAGCACTTTTTGAAGTGTCTGAGGTTATACCAGTCATGACAaataattatgaagaaaatatccTGAAAGGTGTGCGAGATTCCAGCTATTCCTTGGAAAGTTCCATAGAGCTTTTACAGAAGGATGTGGTACAGCTCCATGCTCCTCGATACCAGTCTATGAGAAGG GATGTAATTGGCTGTACTCAGGAGATGGATTTCATTCTTTGGCCTCGGAATGATATTGAAAAAATTGTCTGTCTCCTGTTTTCTAGGTGGAAGGAATCTGATGAGCCTTTTAGGCCTGTTCAg gCCAAATTTGAGTTTCATCACGGTGACTATGAAAAACAGTTTCTGCACGTACTGAGCCGCAAGGACAAGACTGGAATTGTTGTCAACAATCCTAACCAGTCAGTGTTTCTCTTCATTGACAGACAGCACTTACAG ACTCCAAAAAACAAAGCTACAATCTTCAAGTTATGCAGCATCTGCCTCTACCTGCCGCAGGAACAGCTCACCCACTGGGCAGTTGGCACCATAGAGGATCACCTCCGTCCTTATATGCCAGAATAG
- the C5H6orf62 gene encoding uncharacterized protein C6orf62 homolog isoform X2 — protein MSENLSDPVSPVVREKKKKSALFEVSEVIPVMTNNYEENILKGVRDSSYSLESSIELLQKDVVQLHAPRYQSMRRDVIGCTQEMDFILWPRNDIEKIVCLLFSRWKESDEPFRPVQAKFEFHHGDYEKQFLHVLSRKDKTGIVVNNPNQSVFLFIDRQHLQTPKNKATIFKLCSICLYLPQEQLTHWAVGTIEDHLRPYMPE, from the exons ATGAGTGAAAACCTGAGTGATCCTGTGTCTCCCGTGGTGCGA GAGAAG aagaaaaagtcAGCACTTTTTGAAGTGTCTGAGGTTATACCAGTCATGACAaataattatgaagaaaatatccTGAAAGGTGTGCGAGATTCCAGCTATTCCTTGGAAAGTTCCATAGAGCTTTTACAGAAGGATGTGGTACAGCTCCATGCTCCTCGATACCAGTCTATGAGAAGG GATGTAATTGGCTGTACTCAGGAGATGGATTTCATTCTTTGGCCTCGGAATGATATTGAAAAAATTGTCTGTCTCCTGTTTTCTAGGTGGAAGGAATCTGATGAGCCTTTTAGGCCTGTTCAg gCCAAATTTGAGTTTCATCACGGTGACTATGAAAAACAGTTTCTGCACGTACTGAGCCGCAAGGACAAGACTGGAATTGTTGTCAACAATCCTAACCAGTCAGTGTTTCTCTTCATTGACAGACAGCACTTACAG ACTCCAAAAAACAAAGCTACAATCTTCAAGTTATGCAGCATCTGCCTCTACCTGCCGCAGGAACAGCTCACCCACTGGGCAGTTGGCACCATAGAGGATCACCTCCGTCCTTATATGCCAGAATAG
- the C5H6orf62 gene encoding uncharacterized protein C6orf62 homolog isoform X1 — MGDPNSRKKQALNRLRAQLRKKKESLADQFDFKMYIAFVFKEKKKKSALFEVSEVIPVMTNNYEENILKGVRDSSYSLESSIELLQKDVVQLHAPRYQSMRRDVIGCTQEMDFILWPRNDIEKIVCLLFSRWKESDEPFRPVQAKFEFHHGDYEKQFLHVLSRKDKTGIVVNNPNQSVFLFIDRQHLQTPKNKATIFKLCSICLYLPQEQLTHWAVGTIEDHLRPYMPE, encoded by the exons ATGGGGGACCCAAACTCCCGGAAGAAACAAGCTCTGAACAGACTACGTGCTCagcttagaaagaaaaaagaatctctaGCTGACCAGTTTGACTTCAAgatgtatattgcctttgtattCAAGGAGAAG aagaaaaagtcAGCACTTTTTGAAGTGTCTGAGGTTATACCAGTCATGACAaataattatgaagaaaatatccTGAAAGGTGTGCGAGATTCCAGCTATTCCTTGGAAAGTTCCATAGAGCTTTTACAGAAGGATGTGGTACAGCTCCATGCTCCTCGATACCAGTCTATGAGAAGG GATGTAATTGGCTGTACTCAGGAGATGGATTTCATTCTTTGGCCTCGGAATGATATTGAAAAAATTGTCTGTCTCCTGTTTTCTAGGTGGAAGGAATCTGATGAGCCTTTTAGGCCTGTTCAg gCCAAATTTGAGTTTCATCACGGTGACTATGAAAAACAGTTTCTGCACGTACTGAGCCGCAAGGACAAGACTGGAATTGTTGTCAACAATCCTAACCAGTCAGTGTTTCTCTTCATTGACAGACAGCACTTACAG ACTCCAAAAAACAAAGCTACAATCTTCAAGTTATGCAGCATCTGCCTCTACCTGCCGCAGGAACAGCTCACCCACTGGGCAGTTGGCACCATAGAGGATCACCTCCGTCCTTATATGCCAGAATAG